GTACACCAAACCACCAGCCTTCCTTTTCGCCCTTATCTTTTTCTCCAGCCTCTCTTCTTCTCTCTTTTGCTTCTCACTTCTATTCTCTTTTCCCTCTCGTATCTTGACTCTCCCCGATCAAAAAAGCCCTGAGGAAAGTCCCCAGGGCTAGGCAGGAATCTGACAATAATAAAAGCCAGGAAGTCCCTTATGCAGTGGTTGGTTTGATCTTAAACAGAATTGCAAACATGACTGGTACAACAATCAGAGTCAAAACTGTAGCGAAACCAAGGCCTGCCATAATCGTAATCGCCATTGAGCCGAAGAACGCATCTGATACCAGAGGAATCATTCCCAGAATCGTCGTCAATGCCGCCATACTCACTGGACGAACACGGCTGATCGCACTGTCGACAATCGCTAAGTAAGGATCCTTACCTGATGCTAGCTCTAGGTTAATCTGGTCAAGAAGTACGATACCGTTTTTCAGAATCATACCGCTCAAGCTCAATAAGCCTAGGAACGCAGTAAAGCTAAAAGGCATGTTTGTCGTCAGAAGACCAAATGCCACACCAATGATAGACAGCGGTACCGTGAACCAAATAACCAACGGCTTCTTCAGTGAGTTAAACAGAAGCATCGTAATGATGAACATCAACAAATAACCCATTGGCAATGAGCCAAACAGACCTTCTTGTGCATCTTTCGATGATTCGTATTCGCCGCCCCACGTGATTTCATAGCCTTCAGGAAGGTGCAAAGCCATCACTTTAGGCTCAATGCGAGAGAATAAACTTGCGGGAGTATCGTCACTAAGCACATCGTGGTCAGCTAATACCGTTAGCGTACGTTTACGGTCACGACGTTGAATCAACGGCTCATCCCAAGCCAGCTTCACACCATCGATCACTTGATCAACTGGGATATAAGATTGTAACGATGGACTCCAAATATTCACGTTTTGCAGTGATTCGAAATCTACACGCTCTTCTTCTGGTAAACGCGTCATGATAGGTAGTGTATCTGTACCATCACGAAGGAAACCAAGCGTGCTACCCCCAAACGCCATTTGTAACGTGCTTGAAAGATCTTCTTTCGAGATACCCAAACGACGCGCTTTTGATTCGTTAAATACAGGCACTAGCTCTTTCGTTCGCTCACGCCAGTCATGACGAATGTTACGAGCACCCGGGTCAGTATGAAGAATGTCTTCTACTTGCACCGCGAGATCACGAAGCACTTGTGGATCTGGGCCAGTAATACGCGCTTCAATCTTAGACGCCGGCGACGGGCCGAATTCCATCAACTTGAACTGGAACGTGGGTTTATCAAACGTCTTCGCTAGGTTGTCATCCAACTTATGCAGCAGTTCAAACATGTTCTCACGATCTGTCGTACGAACTTGGAACTGCGCGTAAGCTTCGTAGCTTTTCTCTGGTTGGTAAGTCAGAGCGAAACGCTGCAAGCCTTGACCAATCGAAGCTGAAACAAAATCGACATCATCTTGTGAACGAATGTAGCTTTCTACTTCTTCCGCTTTCTTGATGGTCTCGCGAATGTCTGTGCCTTCTGGCATCCACATATCAACGTAGAACATCGGCGTGTTTGATGGCGGGAAGAACTGTTGCTTCACACTACCAAACGCAACCACAGCACCAACGAGCAATGCCACCATGCCTGCTACCGTTAACCAACGGAAACGCAACGCAAATTTAAGAGACGCACCAAACGTGACGAACAACCAACCTTTGTACGGATCTTCGTCTTCTGCTTGTGTATTTTTGTCTTCTTCTTTTAGTAGAAGGTCTGCAAGGAATGGCGTTAACGTAATCGCAGTTACCCAGCTTAGAAATAGCGAGAAACACAGTACCCAGAACAGAGAGCCCATGAACTCACCAGTCGCATCTTGAGACAGACCGATAGGCGCAAACGCGGTAATAGCAATGACTGTCGCACCAAGCAGCGGCCACTGAGTTTGTTTTACGATATCTGTTGCAGCTTGAACTTTGGTTCGCCCCTTCTTAAGGCCAACCAATATCCCCTCGACCACCACGATGGCATTATCCACCAGCATACCGAGCGCAATGATCAACGCACCAAGCGAGATACGGTGCAGTTCGATATTGTTGTAGTTCATCAAAATGAAGGTACCGAATACCGTCAACAACAGAACCAAACCGATGATCACGCCACTGCGTAAGCCCATAGTGAACAGCAGTACGATGATTACGATAGCCACGGCTTCTGCCAAGCTAATAACAAACGCTTTAACTGAATCGTCTACTTCTTGCGATTGGTTGTAGAAGTAGTTCATATCCAAACCAGCGGGCTTGATGGTCTCAAGATTCTCCAGTTCAGCTTCAATACGTTGACCGACTTCTACTACGTTTACGCCAGACGCAAACGAAATACCAATGTTGATTGCTTTCTTACCGTTATACAGCAGCACATTGCCCGGCTTTTCTTGAATGCCACGGCTGATGGTTGCAACGTCTTTCAAGCGAATCAGGTTACCGGTGTCACGACCGTGAATGATCAGGTTTTCTAGTGCTTCTACGGTGTTTAATGTACCGCTTGGGCGAATAATAAGGCTCTCGCCGTTTACCATCACCTCGCCCGCAGAAACCACATTGTTCTGTTGGTTCAGCAAGCCAGAAATCACGTTCATGTCGAGGTTCAGAGCCGCTAAGCGATCCAATGAAATCTCAACAAACAGCATTTCTTGTTGGTCGCCTGCAATGTCGACTTTACCCACGCCATCGATCAGTTCGAGTTCACGCGTGAGCTGGTCTGCGTAACGTTTCAGTTCTACGTAATCGTAGTCGTCACCCGTTAACATCAGCATTACGCCGTACACGTCACCAAAATCATCAATGATTTGCAGAGATTGAACGCCTTGCGGCAAAGTTGGTTGCAGATCGTTGATTTTACGGCGCATTTCATCCCAGATTTGCGGCAATTCATCCGGA
This portion of the Vibrio hyugaensis genome encodes:
- a CDS encoding efflux RND transporter permease subunit; its protein translation is MSIAEYSIKNKVISWLFIVILAVGGVMSFLELGRLEDPAFTIKDAMVVATYPGATSKEVEEELTYPLEKEIRKLPYIDKITSTSSSGMSQIMVSMKMDYGPDELPQIWDEMRRKINDLQPTLPQGVQSLQIIDDFGDVYGVMLMLTGDDYDYVELKRYADQLTRELELIDGVGKVDIAGDQQEMLFVEISLDRLAALNLDMNVISGLLNQQNNVVSAGEVMVNGESLIIRPSGTLNTVEALENLIIHGRDTGNLIRLKDVATISRGIQEKPGNVLLYNGKKAINIGISFASGVNVVEVGQRIEAELENLETIKPAGLDMNYFYNQSQEVDDSVKAFVISLAEAVAIVIIVLLFTMGLRSGVIIGLVLLLTVFGTFILMNYNNIELHRISLGALIIALGMLVDNAIVVVEGILVGLKKGRTKVQAATDIVKQTQWPLLGATVIAITAFAPIGLSQDATGEFMGSLFWVLCFSLFLSWVTAITLTPFLADLLLKEEDKNTQAEDEDPYKGWLFVTFGASLKFALRFRWLTVAGMVALLVGAVVAFGSVKQQFFPPSNTPMFYVDMWMPEGTDIRETIKKAEEVESYIRSQDDVDFVSASIGQGLQRFALTYQPEKSYEAYAQFQVRTTDRENMFELLHKLDDNLAKTFDKPTFQFKLMEFGPSPASKIEARITGPDPQVLRDLAVQVEDILHTDPGARNIRHDWRERTKELVPVFNESKARRLGISKEDLSSTLQMAFGGSTLGFLRDGTDTLPIMTRLPEEERVDFESLQNVNIWSPSLQSYIPVDQVIDGVKLAWDEPLIQRRDRKRTLTVLADHDVLSDDTPASLFSRIEPKVMALHLPEGYEITWGGEYESSKDAQEGLFGSLPMGYLLMFIITMLLFNSLKKPLVIWFTVPLSIIGVAFGLLTTNMPFSFTAFLGLLSLSGMILKNGIVLLDQINLELASGKDPYLAIVDSAISRVRPVSMAALTTILGMIPLVSDAFFGSMAITIMAGLGFATVLTLIVVPVMFAILFKIKPTTA